Part of the Nitrososphaerota archaeon genome, AATTTGCAAACGATCAAGTCATTAATGGCAATCTAATAGCAAAAAGACCAGAGGACAGAATAAAGGTGAAAGCATGACAGAACAACCCAAAATCTACAAAGGAATCATAACTGACAACGGCGAGCACCTCAGCGTCAGAGGCAAGCTATTCGAAGGCAAAGTAGTCAGCGCCAAGAACAAAAACACAGTAGTTATCCAGCGAGAAAACCCACTGTACATCACCAAGACAAAACGATACGCAAGAAGCAAAAGCACAATCCATGCTTACAAGTTAGCTAAACAAGAAATCAAAGAAGGCGACATTGTAGTTGCTGCAGAATGCAGACCAATTGCAAAATCGGTATCATTCGTAGTAGTGGAGGTCAAGTCATAAAATGTCTACAGGAAAATCACGTGCAGTATCGGCAAAGGGCGTACAGGAATTCCGACCATATGTGAC contains:
- the rpsQ gene encoding 30S ribosomal protein S17, with protein sequence MTEQPKIYKGIITDNGEHLSVRGKLFEGKVVSAKNKNTVVIQRENPLYITKTKRYARSKSTIHAYKLAKQEIKEGDIVVAAECRPIAKSVSFVVVEVKS